In Firmicutes bacterium ASF500, a single genomic region encodes these proteins:
- a CDS encoding hypothetical protein (UPF0053 protein HI_0107): protein MEIDSTDLAMILALLLLVVMSAYFSATETAYTSLNRIRLKTRADNGSRRAEKTLALAEEYDKLLTTILIGNNIVNITATTVATVLCTKWFRQYGPTVSTVALTVIILIFGEVTPKSMSKERPEDFAMFAQPLLRLFMVILAPLNFLFTQWKKLMSKVFRAKGDDGITEEELVGMVDQAENEGGLDEHESDLIRNAIEFNDLEVSEILTPRVDLAAADEECSMEELASLFAETGYSRLPIYHETIDNIVGVIHEKDFYAARYRGETMVAALKSPVFYTTGNTKVSELLRILQKNKAHMAVVVDEYGGTQGICTLEDILEELVGEIWDEHDEVIEMFQKQSDGSYVIACSADLDDMYDLFQVKGACDAATVSGWVLEQVGRVPEAGDHFQAEGLDVTVTRVEHRRVLEIQVRLLEETEAK, encoded by the coding sequence ATGGAAATAGACAGCACTGATCTGGCGATGATCCTTGCCCTGCTGCTTCTGGTGGTCATGTCGGCCTATTTTTCCGCCACCGAGACCGCCTATACCTCCCTCAACCGCATCCGCCTGAAAACCCGGGCGGACAACGGAAGCCGCCGGGCGGAAAAGACCCTGGCCCTGGCGGAGGAGTATGACAAGCTGCTGACCACCATTCTCATCGGCAACAACATTGTCAACATCACCGCCACCACCGTGGCCACCGTGCTGTGCACCAAGTGGTTCCGCCAGTACGGCCCCACGGTATCCACCGTGGCCCTGACCGTCATTATCCTGATCTTCGGCGAAGTCACCCCCAAGAGCATGTCCAAGGAGCGGCCGGAGGATTTCGCCATGTTCGCCCAGCCCCTGCTGCGGCTGTTCATGGTGATTCTCGCCCCCCTGAACTTCCTGTTCACCCAGTGGAAGAAGCTGATGAGCAAGGTGTTCCGGGCCAAGGGTGACGACGGCATCACCGAGGAGGAGCTGGTGGGCATGGTGGACCAGGCGGAGAACGAGGGCGGCCTGGACGAGCACGAGAGCGACCTGATCCGCAACGCCATCGAGTTCAACGACCTGGAGGTGTCCGAGATCCTCACCCCCCGGGTGGACCTGGCCGCCGCCGACGAGGAGTGCTCTATGGAGGAGCTCGCCTCCCTCTTCGCCGAGACGGGCTACTCCCGCCTGCCCATCTACCACGAGACCATCGACAACATTGTGGGCGTCATCCACGAGAAGGACTTCTACGCCGCCCGCTACCGGGGCGAGACCATGGTGGCCGCCCTAAAATCCCCGGTGTTCTACACCACCGGCAACACCAAGGTGTCTGAGCTGCTGCGCATTTTGCAGAAGAACAAGGCCCACATGGCCGTGGTGGTGGACGAGTACGGCGGCACCCAGGGCATCTGCACCCTGGAGGACATCCTGGAGGAGCTGGTGGGCGAAATCTGGGATGAGCACGACGAAGTGATCGAGATGTTCCAAAAGCAGTCCGACGGCAGCTACGTGATCGCCTGCTCCGCCGACCTGGACGATATGTACGACCTGTTCCAGGTGAAGGGCGCCTGCGACGCCGCCACCGTCTCCGGCTGGGTGCTGGAGCAGGTGGGCCGGGTCCCCGAGGCAGGGGATCACTTCCAGGCCGAGGGCCTGGATGTCACCGTCACCAGGGTGGAGCACCGCCGGGTGCTGGAGATTCAGGTGCGCCTGCTGGAGGAGACAGAGGCGAAATAA
- the rpmG gene encoding 50S ribosomal protein L33 — MAAKAGARIKITLRCSECKQRNYNTFKNKKNTPDRLELNKYCPFCRKHTVHNETK, encoded by the coding sequence ATGGCAGCAAAGGCCGGCGCGCGCATCAAGATCACCCTGCGGTGCTCTGAGTGCAAGCAGAGAAACTACAATACCTTCAAGAACAAGAAGAATACCCCCGACCGTCTGGAGTTGAACAAATACTGCCCCTTCTGCAGGAAGCACACCGTTCACAATGAGACGAAGTGA